AGGGCAAATGTCAATGCGAATGAGGTTAATGAAGTTATAATTGGGCAGGTATGGACATTGTATCAAAGTTTTTCCGAATTTAAGACCTTTGTAGAAAAAGGGATAAATTCcagtgtaaaaaatatatacagatcAGTAGTGTGTACGGAATTTAAAATACTATACTCTTTATACTCTGCTTATTAGGCTCTGACAGCCGGCCAAGGTCAAAATCCCGCAAGACAAGCCGCCTTGAAGGGTGGGCTACCAAATGAAGTTCCtgcatataatataaatatgctCTGTGGTTCTGGCTTAAAGTAGGTATTAAGTGTAAACAGAGGGTAATGTATGCTAAATATACTCTTTATAATAGAACGATCGCCTTAGGATACCAATCAATACTGTGTGGCGACAGTTCAATTGTTATATGTGGTGGTCAAGAAAATATGAGTCTGGCCCCACACGTCATGCATTTACGCGGAGGTATTAAAATGGGTTCTAGCACCATGGAGGACACTCTGATTCATGATGGTCTTACCGATGCTATGGAAAATATTCATATGGGCGTAACGGCAGAAAATCTAGCCAAGGAATATGGAATAGCACGTGAGGAACAAGATAAATATGCAGTGCGGTCGCAAAACTTAGCAGAGAATGCACAGAAATGTGGATACTTTGATAAAGAAATAACACCCGTGGAAATAATTGATCGAAAAGGAACTATTGTATTTGACAAGGATGAATATATAAAGCCTGGTGCTAAGATTGAAAGTCTGCAAAAGCTAAAACCCTGTTTTATCAAGGCAATTTTTTGAACAGCATAAATGGCAATAAAAGATACTTATTTTCGTTTTTCGTCTTAGGATGGCACAGTAACGCCTGGAAATGCTTCCGGCATTAACGATTCTTCTGCGGCAGTGTTATTAATGTCTGAACAAGAAGTTAAAAAACGATCACTTGTGCCTTTGGCTAAAATAGTGGCGTGGGCCCAAACTGGAGTAGAACCAAAAGTAATGGGTATTGGCCCTGTTTCAGCTGTTAATGCTGTGGTAATATTAAGTAAATTATAATCGGTTAATGTTactaaaaatttagttaaatttttcagcTAGCTAAAGCCAAATGGTCTAAAGATGAAGTAGACTTGTATGAGTTGAACGAGGCGTTCGCTGCCCAATCTTTAGCAGTTTTGAAATGCTTAGGTTTGGACCAATCTAAAGTAAATGTTAATGGTGGGGCTATTGCTTTGGGCCATCCAATCGGCGCATCCGGAGCTCGTGTACTTGTTACCCTCTTATATGCTCTTGAGCGCACTGGTGGACGAAAGGGCATTGCCAGTCTTTGTATTGGTGGAGGAATGGGCATTGCTATAGCTGTGGAACGAGTGTAAATGTTATTGTGCCTTTACcataatacaaaaacaaaatttacgttaCTAACAAAAACTTCCTTTTATGTATTATAATGTTCGATAGTAAGCGTTGCAATTCTAATAAAGCTTTATTATCATTAACATGTACAACAATCTAACAAGAGCATTTTTAAAGGGATCAAAAAGTTTAAAGGGTAAAATAACTTGATCTTGAATACATTATACATTTATGTGGAGCAATAATAGTATAGATGGAACCTTTAAAGGTGAAATGAAATGAGGGCACAGACCTTGAACACAGAGATATATGTGGAGCAATAATCGTGCCTGTTATGATacacactagaggtgtgcacgtgagtaatattttacccacgcgcactcacgcacgatattgtttggtaggactcacgcacactcacgaaaagaacatttgtaatcatgcacactcacgcacgaaatgtcgtgactcacgaaaaatacggtgagtcacgaaaaatatcgtggctcacgaaaaatgtcgtgacccgtgtaaaaattgggggatctgatttgatatggttagatctgagccaagatatggtcagatctgagcagatccgaaaaatggctatatctggtcagatctaaatactatgaaattggatctgatcagatctcaaaaatgagacacatctaatcagatctaatttgatataattgtatattatttgatacaattgtatctttcgagatctttcaacacataaaagcccataatttgtgtataaaatgagatcaattgttttatttaataatacatacaaaaagtatgtgcataataaatatgtttaatttaaattgatccatcaaagctatttaagagtattgacagttgagttagagtgttgtccaagggttttttcgtttgtttcttctgctttggacttagacacgcgactaaagtattacagcgttaaggcaatctgcaatgaaattaagtaaaaaaacaattattaaacaaatgtaggaataaacaaatatgggaatatattgaactatgtaagcaagtattagtattgttttgaatcattcttctttaagttgcaataaaaattgccatataattttatgttgcttttaatactcacatttaaagtgtattcgggattcggttaggtatagcgataggctgttattttaggctcatacatactattcagaccatcatgacatcacagtgatcaacatctcacttatcgctgactgctgctcgattcaataattagctcaataacatgggacctccttgctataatcgagtcctatcggcatttcacgttgcgctgaaacaacttagagaatctttgaagcagaaatgtcaccaacattactgcgaggagataatccaccgccgaaataatttttggtgttggtcggaactgggattgaacccgtgaccttttgaatgcaaggcgggcatgttaaccagtacaccactgaggtttcctttttttccaaatctagaaaatagtaaaacaatatgaaaatgactactaaggaaataacaaatacaatctacttatctacataatctccgcaataaaggaaacgatatacactttatcaaaggaacacatttaaaacaattatattaaatttcttcattttctcagctagtctggcgttaaatttgtttagaagtgatgcccctgacggcgttgacatttgtcataatgacattgaggtttagacgtgtatttcaaaaatctttttaacttgttcatgattttttttattatattttggaccgtatttaaccccatatatagtcagatatgatgttatatctaccatatcttattagatatagtgctatatatggtcctatccaagcatatattattagatatgccagatataattagatattatactatatatgatgagatctgcaattatatctaaccagatctagcaccatatatagcatacttgatttattttgtttcttattcgatctttttctgttttaataaaaatgctttattttgtcaagcttgagatctattttgtttttattcttttcaattcatccgtcctaatatttcgcaattttctttgaattgcttcatcagaggtgtatgatctataaacatttgttataatattaattaatcaattaagtttaaattcattaattatctataaacatttgttataatattaattaattaagtttaaattaaacaattaatacaAATTTCACATACATAGTACATCACAAAACATCTTATTCTAAACATCGTCTACCAGGCTATCATAACTGTCAAGTCGTAGCTATTATCTCTAACTTACATATGCGTCAATCACTACACAAAATTCTTATTAgagcatcactgctctcgtcagCTTTCGCTATTGCACTGTTGGCTGATGTTGTTGTTCGAATTGTTCTTTGCCTGTCGATGATCATTTTTGCATACCATATGTCTGTATATGTGGGCGATGTTGTCTGTATCTGTTTTGTAATTCATTCTTCTTTTTGTTGGTACATTATTGATGTGCAGCATTTCTAATGTGTATCTTTTGTTGGTATTATTTTCTTGCTGTAATATGCGGACATCATTGAAGTTTGGTTGATGTTTGGTTGTTGCACAGTGGGCTGCCAACGCGGTTTTTTGTAGTTTAGAATTGCTGCGAGTTTTTATATCAGATTTATGACCTGatattcttgtttttaatttgttttttgtggTTCCAATATACaccattttacatttttctactGAATTTCCTTCGCATGGAATTTCATAAATCACATTCGGTGTTTCCGTTTTTGGAATTTTGTCCTTGATGttggtaaataattttttaactgtatTATTGGATTTGTGTGCTAAGTCATATTTGttcttgtcaaaaatgttggaTTTCGTTATTCTTTCCGATATTCCTGGTATATATATtaaagatttgaaaattttctctgtcGGTTTTTCAATGTCTCTTTTTTCCGTGCGTGGTTTAAAGGATGTTATTAAATTCTTGATTATGTTCTTAGGGAAATTATTCTCTTCTAGTATCCTTTGTAGTATTTTCTTGTTGTCTTGATGGAATCGTTTGTCACTGATGGAAAGAACTCTGTCAATTAGATTTTGGGctgtattaattattattctctTAGGatgttttgaataaaaattcataattctcCCTGACGCCGTGTTTTTCTGATACCAGTTCACagttatatttttcttatttctaaGTATCAATATGTCCAAATATGGTAATTTTCCGTCTTCTTCCAGTTCCATAGTAAATCGGATGTTGCTGTGGTAGTTGTTGAGTGTTGTCAGGGTTCTTTCAATTTCCGTTTCCTTAATGATAGCAAATAAGTCGTCCACATATTTAgttattatttttggtttttgtgtaaGTTTCCTCAAACTTACGTCCAGTAGTTTTTCCATCATTATGTCCGCCACGATGGGGGAAGCTGGAGATCCCATAGGTAACCCTCTTTTCTGTTTGTATATTTTGCCGTCATATTGAAAATATCTATTAtccattatacaaaatttaagtaCTTTGACAAATAAATTCTTTGACCTGTTCGTATGTAAACTTATTTCGTCCCATCTATCGACTATGGTTTTTATAGCGAGATCTACTGGCACACTGGGAAAAAGTGATATTACGTCAAAAGAGATGAGCTTTTCGTCCTTTTCTATGGTCAAGTTTTTTATCTTATCTTTAAATTGTCTTGAGTCCTTTACATTATATGTAGATTCTTTAGTCAGGTTCTTTAATATATTTACtaaatatttattcatattCGCTGCTGGTGCGTTGATCGAAGAACATATGGGCCTTAATGGGAAGTCCTCCTTATGTATTTTCGGTAAACCATAAAGTCTTGGTGCCGTTGCGATTTCTGTCTTCAGTCTTCTCATTTCAAATTCTGATAAAACCTTATTCCTAAATAATTCTTCTACAAGTTCATTGTTCTTTTTTTGTAGGGATTGTGTCGGATCCTTGTTAATCCTTTGATACGACATCATGTCGTCAACAATTTGTCGCATTCTATTTTTGTAGTCTTCTTTTTCCATGGCTACTGTAGTATTACCCTTGTCcgcattcaaaattaaaatgtttttatttttctttaaaaatttttttgttcgttCCACTGTGTTCATAATGAATATATCTCTTCCATTTTGGCTCATTTTGTTCATATGATTGTCTACTGTTGTTGCGAATTTTATTCTGGCTGTCTCCTGTTCTTCTTTGTTATTATTAGTTTGTATTAGATTTTCTCCATCTGCTATATATTTGAAAATAGGAAAATCTGATTTTTGTGTTGGAAGACCGAATTTCTGTCCCATTGATAGGAGCCACTTTATATCATCAGGGAATTCAGTTTTCGTCTTATTTATGAACCATTTTTCATTTATACGTATGTCCAGTTCAGCTAGTTGTTTTTTTCTGAGATTTTCGAATTTTATCCTGTGTACTTCCTTagatttttcctttattttcttTAGCTTTTCCTCTTCTGTTGTCCAAAGTTCAGTGCTTTCTTCTCTAGTAAGTCGTTGATTTAGCCATTTTTGTATGTTGGTTTCATCTTCTGTGTATGTCTTGAGTAAGTTGTGCTGGTGTTTTATtagaatgtttaaaatttttcgttgaaaatgttctatgtacgTGAGAAGTGTtgtttgtaaattattttttgttacatgtATGTTTTCCAAGATGGTATACATGTTTTTCATAGCATTCTTTACGAAATCTGGTATAATGCCATTGTTCCGGCATTTTATAAGGAATGTGATTGAAGAGTGAATCTTTTCAATTTTCACTTTCAAGTTTTTGTgtctattaattttctttttaatagatACGTTCTTTTGTTTAATTCTGTTATAGATCATTTTTCTTTTGTGAGTGAATCTTTTCAATTTTCACTTTCAAGTTTTTGTgtctattaattttctttttaatagatACGTTCTTTTGTTTAATTCTGTTATAgatcatttttcttttttaatactTTCCCGGCGTGCTCTCCGTATTaacttgatttattttgtttcttattcgatctttttctgttttaataaaaatgctttattttgtcaagcttgagatctattttgtttttattcttttcaattcatccgtcctaatatttcgcaattttctttgaattgcttcatcagaggtgtatgatctataaacatttgttataatattaattaatcaattaagtttaaattcattaattatctataaacatttgttataatattaattaattaagtttaaattaaacaattaatacaAATTTCACATACATAGTACATCACAAAACatcttaaaaaagaaaaatgatcTATAACAGAATTAAACAAAAGAACGTatctattaaaaagaaaattaatagacACAAAAACTTGAAAGTGAAAATTGAAAAGATTCACTCTTCAATCACATTCCTTATAAAATGCCGGAACAATGGCATTATACCAGATTTCGTAAAGAATGCTATGAAAAACATGTATACCATCTTGGAAAACATacatgtaacaaaaaataatttacaaacaACACTTCTCAcgtacatagaacattttcaacgaaaaattttaaacattctaATAAAACACCAGCACAACTTACTCAAGACATACACAGAAGATGAAACCAACATACAAAAATGGCTAAATCAACGACTTACTAGAGAAGAAAGCACTGAACTTTGGACAACAGAAGAGGAAAAGCTAaagaaaataaaggaaaaatctAAGGAAGTACACAGGATAAAATTCGAAAATCTCAGAAAAAAACAACTAGCTGAACTGGACATACGTATAAATGAAAAATGGTTCATAAATAAGACGAAAACTGAATTCCCTGATGATATAAAGTGGCTCCTATCAATGGGACAGAAATTCGGTCTTCCAACACAAAAATCAGATTTTCCTATTTTCAAATATATAGCAGATGGAGAAAATCTAATACAAACTAATAATAACAAAGAAGAACAGGAGACAGCCAGAATAAAATTCGCAACAACAGTAGACAATCATATGAACAAAATGAGCCAAAATGGAAGAGATATATTCATTATGAACACAGTGGaacgaacaaaaaaatttttaaagaaaaataaaaacattttaattttgaatgcgGACAAGGGTAATACTACAGTAGCCATGGAAAAAGAAGACTACAAAAATAGAATGCGACAAATTGTTGACGACATGATGTCGTATCAAAGGATTAACAAGGATCCGACACAATCCCTACAAAAAAAGAACAATGAACTTGTAGAAGAATTATTTAGGAATAAGGTTTTATCAGAATTTGAAATGAGAAGACTGAAGACAGAAATCGCAACGGCACCAAGACTTTATGGTTTACCGAAAATACATAAGGAGGACTTCCCATTAAGGCCCATATGTTCTTCGATCAACGCACCAGCAGCGaatatgaataaatatttaGTAAATATATTAAAGAACCTGACTAAAGAATCTACATATAATGTAAAGGACTCAAGACAATTTAAAGATAAGATAAAAAACTTGACCATAGAAAAGGACGAAAAGCTCATCTCTTTTGACGTAATATCACTTTTTCCCAGTGTGCCAGTAGATCTCGCTATAAAAACCATAGTCGATAGATGGGACGAAATAAGTTTACATACGAACATGTCAAAGAATTTATTTGTCAAAGtacttaaattttgtataaaggccggtactctgttcggttttcgcgttgaaactccatacaaaaccaaaaaatgcgaaaaatttgcgaaattttttccatttgtgatactttgttttttcgtgttgaaaaactgacgtttatagcacggcgccatttgcaatgtgaattaagaaataatttatttattaaaaactatttgtgcgggcttataaatcaaacacagaccatatttttgttccgaaactatacaaaggatcaaaggaatagcagatcaattgcccaaggaaaaataaaatgttattttgtaaaaacaagcaacaaccaccaacttaatccaatatcgctccctgcgttttttttaggtagcttggagcgctattttacagggagcgatattggattaagttggtggtgttgcttgtttttacaaaataacattttatttttccttgggcaattgatctgctattcctttgatcctttgtatagtttcggaacaaaaatatagtccgtgtttgatttataaacccgcacaaatagtttttaataaataaattatttcttaattcacattgcaaatggcgccgtgctataaacgtcagtttttcaacacgaaaaaacaaagtatcacaaatggaaaaaatttcgcaaatttttcgcattttttggtttggtttttACAAGCCCGACTATACatatgaattgaaatatgggggtcgcttatatgggggctatatagaattatgaacttgatatggaccaatttttgtgtgattggggatcgatttatctgagggctatatataactacagaccgatatggacctagttaggcatggttgttaacggccatatactagcacaatatacaaaatttcaactgactcggatgaaatttgcttctccaagaggatcgaaaatcaaatctcgagatcggtttatatgggggctatatatgattatggactgatatggaccacttgtggcatggttgttaaatatcatatactaccaccacgtaccaaatttcaaccagatcggatgaattttgcttctccaaaaggcaccggaggtcaaatctggggatcggtttatatggggctatatttaattatggactgatatgaaccaattcctgcatggttggtggataccatatactaacatcacgtaccaaatttcaaccgaatcaaaagaattttgctcttccagggggctccggaggtcaaatctggggatcggtttatatggggtatatataattattgaccgatttttgcatgggtgtttgaggccatatattaacaccacgtaccatatttcgcCTCAGAACtcagaatcagatgaattttggtcttccaagaggctccggaggtcaaatctggtgatcggtttatatgggggctatatataattatggaccgatgtggaccaatttttgcatggtcattagagaccatatacttacaccatataccaaattttagccggatcggatgaaattttcttctcgtagaggctccgcaagccaaatcgggggatcggtttatatgggggctatatataattatggaccaatgtggaccaatttttgcatgcttgtcagataccatatactaacaccatgtaccaaatttcggatgaaatttgcttctcttagagtgggattgactttcatttcattttggcTTTTGATGTTCACTTACGAaattaaatgcattttattttctcatatccataaaaatttatttaatgtaatttatatTCAGTCTGGCTAATTTTACAATGTACAATCGGCAAACATTTTTCTgcatttatttgttttcaagGCTTTTCAGATTTGTCTAACATATTTATAGTTGTAGTTTAAATTTATTACTTAACAAAATTGCATATGTCTTAAAACGAGTGTTTTGTATCGTTCATAAACGGCATGCCACACTTTTTCAGACATAACTTAATAGGTGTTTTTTAAGATTTGAGATATTAATATTAGCCATTACATGCAAATATATTTAGCAACTAAAATCGTTTACAATATTTAGACCACCATCCtaactaaatataaaaaaaaacatgtgatGAGTACAAAAggcaaacaacattttctttaaacaaaaattcatatctgGTAAAACATTAGATGGTATATGTATGGCATTTTTAAAAGTCGAATATTACACGAGACTGAAACCCTGGGTCTGTTGTATTGCTTGCATTAACTTATATTTTAGACGCTCTTTTGTTTTGTAACGAGGTAAATCGAGAAGATTAAAACATGTGTGAGCTACAGGTAAACATCTATCATCATTTGTTGGTTGTATAAAAATCTATAACATTAAATACAAGGCATATATTTTAGTATTCACAACAAAACATAAGGATatacggaaaaattttcataccTTAATAGCTTTCATTCCCTGTATTGGTATGCGATCGCTACCTGtgagatataataaaaatttcttcttaTCTTCGAGTGACATTTCATGGAAGGTTTCCCAAAACCACTTAACCtgtttcaaatgaaaaaatattaaattctgtAGTTTTTAGAAGATTGTGCACATACCGTATCATCACTGACTGTGTAACCATTTTTGTATTCGCAAGACAATTCCCAAGTTTTCCAATCATACTCTTCGTTACCTACAACCATTGCCATAAGTTCTTCCGGTCGGAATAATTTTAGAACATTTCCCCAGCAAACCTTATTGGAAAATATAAAGATTGGAATACAGCACAAagtttcaaaatgaaaattttaccttCATAAATCCCTTTTGAAATGCTTTGAATTTGTCATCAACAGCCTTATTGAATATGAAGTCCACATATAAATCTACAAACTCTTGCCTATAATTAAAAGCAAGAAAAAGTCAATTCGGACTCGAAACAGTGTATGTACGTTAATAACTTGcctattttcttttgttacatTTATATTCGAACCATTAGGCTTCAATGGTTCACTAGTACTCTCTCCGAAAATATCTCTCGATATTTCAAAATGCAAATCGAATGTTTCTTCAAAATCATCCCCATCATAATCCAAAATTTGTTGCATGGATCTTGCCAACATTGGTGATAACTCTTGCAAATCACTTAAGTCGACATTTTCATTCATTATCTTTTTATACAAGGCCaatggaaatggtaaatttataaTTGTAAAGTTATAAATTGCCAAACCACAAATGATACCAATCAagaaatacatattttcagTTTCGAATGTCATGTCTGCAAACCATACTACTCGCGAATCTTCATATTCTTTGAACATTCCGTACTTGGGATCAATCAAATCCTTTAAAAGCAACATAAAGAATTCCTTTCGTACACCACCAGCGTCCTCTGCTTcttcaccaaaaaattttatctaaaaacaATTGAGTATCTTTTGTAGCATTAAATTTTGGATTTCATTTATGCTCAACTGAGAGCATTTGACTTTAGTACCAGTATACCTAACGCACCAAGACAATGATTGTTGCTAGTTTTTCGATATTCAGTATTCCCCGCTTATTTACCGGTTGGCATATTTTTACGTGTGAAACCAAAAGCCGTGATTCCGTCGAATTTATATTACAGGGATATGTTGATGCTGATTGGGTAGGATATAGAAAAGATAGAAAATCGTACATGGGTTTAGGGTAGGTTAGTTTAAGGGGCAGCCCTATTTATTCTCAGGCTCACTAGACTTCAGTCCATTGCCTGGTCAGTctggttgaaccaaccagaaacattagcagactgtttaaattaacatttccaggtccgccagtaatctaaagctatatgctcctaaagttCGCTTATGCCTTTCACAAATACAGGACACTTACGTAAGAGGCGTCTAATTGATTCGTTttactccgcatcatgacagctcgtgTAGTAGtcgttatacttcgcgccaatagtttttgtaaacacgcctatcaggcagtgacccgttatagcagatatcaagaGTGATACGTCTTGAAAACACTAGTTGCTAGATAGTTCCTAGTTCTTTCAGGGgactgactgtctgagtatatattaatgtcaatatttgttggaacattacttatcAGCCAAATTGCTATTCTAAGTTCCAGGTTTTTAGAATATACTTGGaagcccacttgtccatccaattaggAGCCATCGATGTAGAAGTCTATATAACGTTTATTCCCCGCggatcactgttgggaattggaGTTTCTAACTTTTGTCGAACAGCGGTTTCGCCAGAGAGTAATAcactacgtttggcacatctggTATTAATTATttcgaggaccgaactgtgaccgtgtaTTTTTACGACCACAGcggtagctcgcgcaaccgcagagTCGTTGTAGCGTCTGACTGTTTGGCTAATATGCCTAAAGGCAATAGCTGCACATTAAGgatatctgttcctgtcttactgaatgcgtctgagatacacaaacacgccattcgctttaactttatctaaacttgttTTAACTTTATCAAAACTTGTCGACTGCTTAAATGCCGGCCAGCAGACCACAAaatcatatagcattataggtctaaccactgccgtgtatagccaatgcacaattttcggttttagtctccactttttcctattgcctttttgcacgaatacaagcctaccgtggcttttctcgctctttctttaatattaagcttaaagttcaggttcccgtccaatataactccaaggtattttgcacactcaccaaagggaatttcaataccacctGTGGGAATTTTGcgttctttgcagtacatgactagttccgtGGATGGGAATTTACCCCTGAGTGCAAGAGCCATATGATCTGcgcatgccaccacttttatcctttctttttctaggtttATAgctacattccaaagaagaggtgatagaacttctccttggggagtgcctcggtTCACATATCATTGAACGCATGGACTTATTTTCTTCTTCGGGGATTGAGTTATACTGAGGCTGAATATATGGCGGTTTACGAAGAATCCAATGAGGCCGTATATTTGTACACGTCAAACCTCTGCAACGAATACACAAATGAATACTTCAAGCACAAGCTTTACAATTCGAGTAGTAACTTCATTGTCCATTTCTCAAACGAGTGAAATATAAACCTTGCACATTGTGAACCAAAACAAATAGAACCCAGTAAAGCAAGCACCAAACAATGTTTTGAAGTATTTGAATGTAATCGGAATTCCAAATCCATTCgttttataatttccatttctgagtagatgaagttatttcgttttctcaactataagagtatgatgctacacacacatacacaccactcccattttgtttattgttggcacatacaataaaaaGCCCAGGCCCGCTCACAGCCTGCATTCATTGAATTCTGCCAATCAACTGATCGACGATTGTGTTTGTGTTTCTTTTGTTTGATAGTTACTTCGTGTCTCATACGAAGTTTCGTCGTTGCTAAAGCAAAGTATTCTATCTTCACTAAAAATCTTTTGATTTGCTCGTATCGTGACGATTActtcaaaaccaaaatattgaaaagaactgtataacgattccttttgaatgtgatggttctgcaatgcttgacactgtaatcgctttacag
This is a stretch of genomic DNA from Haematobia irritans isolate KBUSLIRL chromosome 4, ASM5000362v1, whole genome shotgun sequence. It encodes these proteins:
- the LOC142235744 gene encoding uncharacterized protein LOC142235744 codes for the protein MIYNRIKQKNVSIKKKINRHKNLKVKIEKIHSSITFLIKCRNNGIIPDFVKNAMKNMYTILENIHVTKNNLQTTLLTYIEHFQRKILNILIKHQHNLLKTYTEDETNIQKWLNQRLTREESTELWTTEEEKLKKIKEKSKEVHRIKFENLRKKQLAELDIRINEKWFINKTKTEFPDDIKWLLSMGQKFGLPTQKSDFPIFKYIADGENLIQTNNNKEEQETARIKFATTVDNHMNKMSQNGRDIFIMNTGNTTVAMEKEDYKNRMRQIVDDMMSYQRINKDPTQSLQKKNNELVEELFRNKVLSEFEMRRLKTEIATAPRLYGLPKIHKEDFPLRPICSSINAPAANMNKYLVNILKNLTKESTYNCASRSRYKNHSR
- the LOC142236483 gene encoding uncharacterized protein LOC142236483, giving the protein MMEKLLDVSLRKLTQKPKIITKYVDDLFAIIKETEIERTLTTLNNYHSNIRFTMELEEDGKLPYLDILILRNKKNITVNWYQKNTASGRIMNFYSKHPKRIIINTAQNLIDRVLSISDKRFHQDNKKILQRILEENNFPKNIIKNLITSFKPRTEKRDIEKPTEKIFKSLIYIPGISERITKSNIFDKNKYDLAHKSNNTVKKLFTNIKDKIPKTETPNVIYEIPCEGNSVEKCKMVYIGTTKNKLKTRISGHKSDIKTRSNSKLQKTALAAHCATTKHQPNFNDVRILQQENNTNKRYTLEMLHINNVPTKRRMNYKTDTDNIAHIYRHMVCKNDHRQAKNNSNNNISQQCNSES
- the LOC142235745 gene encoding uncharacterized protein LOC142235745, with the protein product MIYNRIKQKNVSIKKKINRHKNLKVKIEKIHSSITFLIKCRNNGIIPDFVKNAMKNMYTILENIHVTKNNLQTTLLTYIEHFQRKILNILIKHQHNLLKTYTEDETNIQKWLNQRLTREESTELWTTEEEKLKKIKEKSKEVHRIKFENLRKKQLAELDIRINEKWFINKTKTEFPDDIKWLLSMGQKFGLPTQKSDFPIFKYIADGENLIQTNNNKEEQETARIKFATTVDNHMNKMSQNGRDIFIMNTGNTTVAMEKEDYKNRMRQIVDDMMSYQRINKDPTQSLQKKNNELVEELFRNKVLSEFEMRRLKTEIATAPRLYGLPKIHKEDFPLRPICSSINAPAANMNKYLVNILKNLTKESTYNCASRSRYKNHSR
- the Acat2 gene encoding acetyl-CoA acetyltransferase 2, giving the protein MNDIVYIVAAARTPIGNFNGTLSNTKASDLGGAVIRDLLKRANVNANEVNEVIIGQALTAGQGQNPARQAALKGGLPNEVPAYNINMLCGSGLKTIALGYQSILCGDSSIVICGGQENMSLAPHVMHLRGGIKMGSSTMEDTLIHDGLTDAMENIHMGVTAENLAKEYGIAREEQDKYAVRSQNLAENAQKCGYFDKEITPVEIIDRKGTIVFDKDEYIKPGAKIESLQKLKPCFIKDGTVTPGNASGINDSSAAVLLMSEQEVKKRSLVPLAKIVAWAQTGVEPKVMGIGPVSAVNAVLAKAKWSKDEVDLYELNEAFAAQSLAVLKCLGLDQSKVNVNGGAIALGHPIGASGARVLVTLLYALERTGGRKGIASLCIGGGMGIAIAVERV